The bacterium genome contains a region encoding:
- the prfB gene encoding peptide chain release factor 2 (programmed frameshift): MAQSIITDSELRNVIDSLRTRLEALRGYLDLASKQKRLDLIQTESANPDFWSNPEAAQKILKEKSALSTIIDKFKVLESKISDCSTLLELYSESSDAALLEEANQEITNAESKLRALELEQMLSGEHDTHNAILEINSGAGGTEAQDWGEMLLRMYLRWAERQGFATEVLDLHPGEEAGIKSATVFIEGASAFGYLRSERGVHRLVRISPFDSNARRHTSFASVAVLPDVEEDVEIEIRDEDLRIDTYRSGGAGGQHVNKTDSAVRLTHLPTGIVVACQNERSQHKNKARAMKLLKAKLFDLETEKQKQALEKIAGERKKIDFGSQIRNYVMQPYQLVKDLRTNTETGNVQAVLDGDLNQFIEAYLLSAAGAD; encoded by the exons ATGGCTCAATCAATTATTACCGACTCGGAACTACGCAATGTAATCGACTCTCTACGTACAAGGCTTGAAGCCTTGAGGGGGTATCTT GACCTGGCAAGTAAACAAAAACGCCTTGATCTCATTCAAACTGAAAGTGCGAATCCAGATTTCTGGTCAAATCCAGAAGCTGCGCAAAAAATTCTAAAAGAAAAATCTGCGCTTAGTACTATTATCGATAAATTTAAAGTACTCGAAAGTAAAATTTCAGATTGTAGCACCTTACTCGAACTCTATAGCGAGAGTTCAGATGCGGCTTTGCTGGAAGAAGCAAATCAGGAAATTACTAATGCCGAAAGCAAGCTCCGTGCGCTGGAACTTGAGCAGATGCTTTCTGGAGAACATGACACGCATAATGCTATTCTTGAAATTAATTCAGGAGCAGGCGGCACCGAAGCCCAAGACTGGGGCGAAATGTTGCTACGCATGTATTTACGTTGGGCTGAGCGTCAGGGTTTTGCCACAGAAGTTTTAGATCTCCACCCGGGTGAAGAAGCAGGAATCAAAAGTGCGACAGTTTTTATTGAAGGTGCTTCCGCGTTTGGCTACCTGCGTTCAGAACGCGGGGTGCATCGGCTTGTTAGAATTTCTCCCTTCGATTCTAACGCGAGAAGACATACTTCTTTTGCCTCTGTTGCAGTTTTACCTGACGTTGAAGAAGACGTAGAGATTGAAATTCGTGATGAAGACTTACGAATCGATACTTATCGATCTGGCGGTGCGGGTGGTCAGCATGTAAATAAGACCGATTCCGCAGTGCGCCTGACGCATCTACCAACTGGGATTGTAGTTGCTTGTCAGAATGAAAGGTCGCAACATAAGAATAAGGCCCGCGCAATGAAACTTTTAAAAGCCAAACTCTTTGATCTTGAGACAGAAAAGCAAAAGCAAGCGCTGGAAAAAATTGCCGGCGAAAGAAAAAAAATCGATTTTGGCAGTCAAATCAGAAACTATGTGATGCAACCATATCAGCTTGTCAAAGATTTACGGACGAACACGGAGACAGGAAATGTGCAAGCCGTACTTGATGGCGATCTGAATCAATTTATCGAAGCTTACTTACTCTCTGCTGCAGGGGCAGATTAA
- the ybeY gene encoding rRNA maturation RNase YbeY — MQLQGNVKAPLTKARIQKIAKKLLSDLGSEGLELSILLTTDKVIEQLNAEYRGKHRPTDVLSFSLREGRGAKLAGNCLGDVVISLQTTKRQAKAYAVTYEEEFIRLLVHGVLHLHGYDHVGVSKSKAQQMRRKEKKLFDELVTDLL; from the coding sequence GTGCAGCTACAGGGGAACGTCAAGGCACCGCTAACAAAAGCGAGGATTCAAAAGATCGCAAAGAAACTCTTAAGCGACTTGGGATCTGAAGGTTTAGAGCTTAGTATTCTTTTAACTACGGACAAGGTGATCGAACAGCTTAACGCGGAATATCGTGGTAAGCATCGCCCGACAGATGTGCTCTCATTCTCTTTGCGTGAAGGCCGTGGGGCTAAGCTTGCTGGAAATTGCCTTGGAGATGTCGTGATTTCACTACAAACCACTAAGCGCCAAGCTAAAGCTTATGCAGTTACATACGAGGAAGAATTTATACGCTTACTGGTGCATGGGGTTTTGCATTTGCACGGTTACGACCATGTGGGAGTTAGTAAAAGTAAGGCCCAGCAGATGCGTCGCAAGGAAAAAAAGCTCTTTGACGAACTAGTTACTGATTTGCTTTAA
- a CDS encoding HDIG domain-containing protein — MSETNTTPLINVEAISKAALVVVTSVIVTLITIVIQSTLEIRALPEPLAIVLITYTFLVTIIFGVTYLFCKSVWSSFNPTLRDLALLYGVLIFSITVLEAHVVLGRALSSTFKALSPEDLVYAAPLAVGGILLQVTLSTPSVVFFVICFTLISGLFFPGTWILPLIICLGNFTAILNIKRWSRRAAFLRAGLQVAAINLVLVFSALMIDGDLNAADAPLRLAFALLGGLVSGMFGAMLTPVAEYFGSYLTDIKLLELSSLDHPLLRELSVGAPGTWNHSIVMGQMSEAGSEAIGANSLLARVGAYYHDIGKTKKPEYFVENQADDENRHDKLTPSMSALIIKAHVKDGVEMAKEHKLPQAVIDFIPQHHGTSIIKYFYDKAVKDAANDEEVEEQHFRYPGPKPQTKEAGILMLADSIEASVRTLSDPTPARIQGVVQKMINNIFSSGQLDECDLTLQDLHQIAKSFTRVLTGIHHKRIEYSEPVEKRNKDRDEQQESSQVDHSKTNEGEVKDARGGAATGERQGTANKSEDSKDRKETLKRLGI, encoded by the coding sequence ATGAGCGAAACTAATACTACGCCGCTGATAAATGTAGAAGCGATTTCTAAAGCTGCGCTTGTGGTGGTGACTTCAGTAATTGTCACACTGATCACTATCGTGATTCAGTCCACGCTTGAAATTCGTGCGCTTCCCGAGCCGCTAGCGATTGTTTTAATTACTTATACTTTTCTGGTCACAATTATTTTTGGAGTGACCTATTTATTTTGCAAAAGTGTTTGGTCTAGCTTTAATCCAACCTTGCGCGATCTTGCGCTTTTATACGGAGTCTTAATTTTTAGTATTACAGTGCTTGAGGCGCATGTTGTTTTAGGGCGTGCGCTAAGTTCAACATTTAAGGCCCTCAGTCCTGAGGACTTAGTTTATGCCGCGCCGCTTGCTGTCGGGGGCATTCTTTTGCAGGTAACTTTAAGTACGCCTAGTGTCGTATTTTTTGTGATTTGCTTTACTTTAATTTCAGGCTTGTTCTTTCCGGGCACCTGGATTCTCCCCCTCATTATTTGTCTTGGTAATTTTACTGCAATTTTAAACATTAAGCGTTGGTCAAGACGTGCCGCTTTCTTGCGTGCGGGGCTTCAAGTTGCAGCCATCAACTTAGTACTAGTTTTTTCAGCGTTAATGATTGACGGGGATCTAAATGCTGCAGACGCGCCGCTAAGATTAGCTTTTGCTCTACTTGGTGGACTGGTTTCGGGAATGTTTGGAGCAATGCTTACACCTGTTGCAGAATATTTCGGTTCATATCTTACAGATATTAAATTGCTGGAACTTTCTTCACTCGATCATCCCCTACTGCGGGAACTTTCAGTTGGCGCTCCAGGAACATGGAATCACTCGATCGTGATGGGGCAGATGAGCGAAGCCGGTTCTGAGGCAATTGGTGCCAATAGTTTACTTGCGCGAGTTGGTGCTTATTATCACGATATTGGGAAAACCAAGAAGCCTGAGTATTTTGTAGAAAACCAAGCCGACGATGAGAATCGACACGATAAGCTTACGCCGTCGATGTCAGCTTTGATTATCAAAGCGCACGTTAAAGATGGAGTTGAAATGGCTAAGGAACATAAACTTCCTCAAGCTGTAATTGATTTTATTCCGCAACATCATGGCACATCGATCATAAAGTACTTTTATGACAAGGCGGTCAAAGATGCTGCTAATGATGAAGAAGTGGAGGAACAGCATTTCCGCTACCCTGGCCCGAAGCCACAAACTAAGGAAGCTGGAATCTTGATGCTTGCTGATTCAATTGAAGCTTCCGTGCGCACACTTAGTGACCCCACACCGGCGCGTATTCAAGGTGTGGTGCAGAAAATGATCAATAATATTTTTTCTAGTGGACAGTTAGACGAGTGTGACTTGACGTTGCAGGACTTACATCAAATTGCCAAAAGTTTTACACGAGTTTTGACTGGCATCCATCACAAGCGCATTGAGTATTCAGAACCTGTTGAAAAGCGAAATAAGGACCGCGATGAGCAGCAAGAAAGTTCGCAAGTTGACCACAGCAAGACAAATGAAGGTGAAGTCAAAGACGCTCGTGGAGGTGCAGCTACAGGGGAACGTCAAGGCACCGCTAACAAAAGCGAGGATTCAAAAGATCGCAAAGAAACTCTTAAGCGACTTGGGATCTGA
- the alaS gene encoding alanine--tRNA ligase, translated as MKVSEIRQSFLEFYANANHTIVASSTLVPAGDPTLLFTNAGMVQFKDCFLGTDPRSYVRATTCQKCLRISGKHNDLENVGRTPRHHTFFEMLGNFSFGDYFKKDAIIFAWKFLTETLKLDKERLWITIYESDDEAGKLWSESTDVLPGRILKYGKEDNFWAMGETGPCGPCSEIHYYLGTDLKTQSEDDFRKADGRYIEIWNLVFMQYNRSANGELVALPKPAVDTGMGLERIAAVKQGVRSNYDTDEFRRLISCTEALCGKHYDGKNYERAHNSHYDIDCAFRVIADHARAIAFLIADGVRPGADGRGYVLRRLVRRACRHGRILGFKESFLFKVTTEVVATYGGVYPELQAAQTQIDRLVKAEEEKFSITLDQGLVLLDQAIQDTKQAGAKVVTGKTAFQLHDTYGFPLDLTEDILRNHGLTVDGVEFSREMEVQRERSRAARASETQLVIQRSVKELPTKFVGYEFLEYESEISGLFDVNGEVKNAKPGSEVVIVTRETPFYAESGGQVGDTGFLSTDGGAALDVIDTQKTAAGTIVHICRVVEGEVQAGEKTHLTVDGERRRSIAIHHSSTHLLHLALRDVLGVHATQAGSRVSEQALRFDFRHDQPLREAELLEIENLVNHWMRENYAVTTEVLSLEQAKKSGAMALFGEKYGEQVRVVQIGPRSRELCGGTHAKASGFLGSFYLLNENSISAGVRRIEAVAAEEAYKHSKRKQNLIRNLELALKSPEKELEDRIRKLSARLRDLERDAERQGQRSRSELGDKLADRAQNSPHGGKYIISKVEAIGGKELRELSDKLRTKIQSGCVVLGSVVDGQVLLLTAVTDDLTDRLHAGKLTEELVKIVGGRGGGRADLAQAGGGSPEKLDSALKRAEEILGR; from the coding sequence ATGAAAGTATCTGAAATTAGACAATCATTTTTAGAGTTTTACGCCAATGCCAATCACACGATTGTTGCAAGTTCAACACTCGTTCCGGCGGGTGACCCGACGCTACTCTTTACAAATGCCGGAATGGTTCAATTTAAAGATTGCTTTCTGGGAACCGATCCTCGCTCATATGTTCGTGCTACGACCTGTCAGAAGTGCTTACGTATTTCTGGCAAACACAACGATCTTGAAAACGTTGGACGTACTCCGCGACATCATACCTTTTTTGAAATGCTCGGTAATTTTTCTTTTGGCGACTATTTCAAAAAGGATGCAATCATCTTTGCTTGGAAATTTCTAACAGAAACTCTTAAGCTTGATAAAGAAAGACTTTGGATTACCATTTATGAATCTGATGATGAGGCAGGAAAGCTTTGGAGTGAATCAACAGATGTTTTACCTGGGCGTATTTTAAAATACGGCAAGGAAGATAATTTCTGGGCCATGGGTGAGACTGGCCCATGTGGACCGTGTTCAGAGATTCACTATTACCTTGGCACTGATTTAAAAACGCAGAGTGAAGATGATTTTCGTAAAGCCGATGGCCGCTACATCGAAATTTGGAATCTAGTTTTCATGCAATATAATCGTAGCGCCAATGGGGAGCTAGTAGCTTTACCTAAGCCTGCAGTCGACACAGGCATGGGACTTGAGCGTATTGCTGCGGTGAAACAAGGTGTGCGTTCAAACTATGATACCGATGAATTTCGCCGCTTGATTTCCTGCACAGAGGCACTTTGCGGCAAGCATTACGATGGTAAAAATTATGAACGTGCGCATAATTCGCATTACGATATCGATTGCGCTTTTCGTGTGATTGCCGATCATGCACGAGCGATTGCCTTTTTAATCGCTGACGGAGTGCGCCCTGGGGCCGATGGGCGCGGTTATGTTTTACGACGTTTAGTGCGCCGTGCCTGCCGACATGGTCGTATTCTTGGATTTAAAGAATCGTTTCTATTTAAAGTTACAACTGAAGTGGTTGCAACCTATGGTGGAGTTTATCCGGAGTTGCAGGCGGCGCAAACTCAAATCGACAGATTAGTTAAGGCTGAAGAAGAAAAATTCTCAATCACATTAGACCAAGGATTGGTTTTACTCGATCAAGCAATTCAAGACACTAAACAAGCTGGGGCAAAAGTTGTCACAGGTAAAACTGCCTTTCAATTGCATGATACTTACGGCTTCCCACTGGACTTAACCGAAGACATTTTACGTAACCATGGATTGACGGTTGATGGGGTAGAATTTAGCCGTGAAATGGAAGTGCAGCGTGAACGATCGCGTGCCGCGCGTGCTTCGGAGACGCAGTTAGTGATTCAGCGCTCAGTTAAAGAGTTGCCGACAAAATTTGTTGGCTATGAATTTTTGGAATATGAATCTGAAATTTCTGGTTTGTTTGATGTTAACGGCGAAGTTAAAAATGCAAAACCAGGAAGCGAGGTTGTAATTGTTACGCGCGAAACGCCATTTTACGCTGAAAGTGGCGGGCAAGTTGGAGATACGGGGTTTTTAAGCACTGATGGCGGGGCAGCCTTAGATGTAATTGATACTCAGAAAACCGCTGCAGGCACAATTGTGCATATTTGTCGCGTGGTTGAAGGTGAAGTCCAAGCTGGCGAAAAAACCCATCTCACAGTTGACGGGGAGAGGCGCCGTTCAATTGCAATTCACCATTCTTCCACGCACCTCTTGCATCTTGCTTTACGCGATGTTTTAGGAGTGCATGCCACTCAAGCTGGTTCACGCGTCTCTGAGCAAGCACTCCGGTTTGATTTTAGACATGACCAACCGCTGCGTGAAGCGGAGTTATTGGAAATTGAAAATTTAGTGAATCACTGGATGCGAGAGAACTATGCAGTCACGACTGAAGTGCTTTCACTCGAACAAGCTAAGAAGAGCGGAGCAATGGCTCTTTTTGGTGAAAAATATGGAGAGCAGGTGCGTGTTGTGCAGATTGGTCCACGTTCGCGAGAGCTTTGTGGGGGAACTCATGCCAAGGCTTCTGGCTTCCTTGGTAGTTTTTATTTACTAAACGAAAACAGTATCTCGGCCGGCGTGCGTAGAATCGAAGCTGTGGCTGCAGAAGAAGCCTATAAGCATAGCAAACGTAAGCAGAATTTAATTCGTAATCTAGAGTTGGCGCTCAAATCACCGGAAAAAGAACTAGAAGATAGAATTCGCAAACTTTCTGCTCGCTTGCGGGATCTTGAACGTGACGCAGAGCGACAAGGTCAGCGTTCTCGCAGTGAGCTTGGAGATAAGCTTGCCGATAGAGCTCAAAACTCGCCGCATGGCGGAAAGTATATTATTTCTAAGGTTGAGGCGATTGGAGGCAAGGAGCTGCGTGAGCTTTCAGATAAGCTACGTACGAAAATCCAGAGTGGCTGCGTGGTCTTAGGCTCAGTTGTGGATGGGCAAGTGCTCTTACTTACGGCTGTAACTGATGATTTGACGGATCGTCTACATGCTGGGAAACTAACTGAGGAGTTAGTGAAGATTGTTGGTGGACGTGGTGGAGGGCGAGCCGACCTAGCTCAGGCCGGTGGTGGCAGCCCCGAAAAACTTGATTCGGCATTGAAGCGTGCCGAGGAAATATTAGGCAGATGA
- a CDS encoding HAD family hydrolase: MIKLVIFDLDGTLIEFHHDFLLSESERIFQQLAMPHITREILQHGFERFNFFHFIEEQERIEFEKKFWEHFDFSKVPRPKVLPGAEQILSHIADRQIPQVIVTARTAPEEHVLETLQHTCIPKYIERIVTRVEDDLHWSDKRQMLREICAEYQTEAEAVLLIGDTPADIKSAEEIGITHRIAVLTGGILPEILVAANPTIVVNHLEEFYELHLDKFFR; the protein is encoded by the coding sequence ATGATTAAGCTGGTGATTTTCGATCTTGATGGAACGCTAATTGAGTTTCACCACGACTTTTTATTGAGCGAGTCGGAGCGCATCTTTCAGCAATTAGCCATGCCGCATATTACCCGTGAGATCCTGCAACACGGCTTTGAGCGTTTTAACTTTTTTCATTTTATTGAAGAGCAGGAGCGCATTGAATTCGAGAAAAAATTTTGGGAGCACTTTGACTTTTCGAAAGTGCCAAGACCAAAAGTCTTACCAGGAGCCGAGCAGATTTTAAGCCATATCGCAGACCGGCAAATTCCGCAGGTAATTGTTACAGCGCGCACTGCCCCAGAAGAGCATGTGCTTGAGACCCTCCAACATACCTGCATCCCCAAATATATTGAGCGCATCGTAACCCGAGTTGAAGACGACTTGCATTGGTCCGATAAGCGCCAGATGCTTAGAGAAATTTGTGCAGAGTATCAAACTGAGGCCGAGGCTGTGCTTTTAATTGGGGATACTCCAGCTGATATTAAGAGTGCTGAAGAAATTGGAATTACTCATAGAATTGCAGTTTTAACGGGGGGTATTTTACCCGAGATTTTAGTGGCGGCTAACCCAACAATCGTTGTTAATCACCTCGAAGAGTTTTACGAGCTTCACCTTGATAAGTTTTTCCGTTAG
- a CDS encoding prolyl-tRNA synthetase associated domain-containing protein has product MIYEFLETHQIPYLRVDHPAVYTCEEARQHVPRLPGAETKNLFLCDDKGKKHFLVAVGYEKSVDLKLLAGTLACTGLRLASPARLMKYLKLEPGSVTLLGVLHDANFDVQVIIDADLWKNDALLCHPLVNTSTLVLARADLLKFFRLTGHSPQIITIPTRVQFHD; this is encoded by the coding sequence ATGATTTATGAATTTCTTGAAACTCACCAAATCCCCTACCTCAGGGTAGATCATCCAGCTGTCTATACTTGTGAAGAAGCCCGACAGCACGTTCCACGACTTCCTGGAGCAGAAACTAAAAATCTTTTTCTCTGTGACGATAAAGGAAAGAAGCATTTTCTTGTCGCCGTTGGCTATGAGAAAAGTGTTGACCTCAAATTACTAGCTGGGACTTTAGCCTGTACGGGGCTCAGGCTTGCTTCACCTGCCCGACTCATGAAATATTTAAAGCTTGAGCCTGGGTCTGTGACCTTACTTGGTGTTTTGCATGATGCAAATTTTGACGTGCAAGTGATTATCGACGCTGATTTGTGGAAAAATGATGCCTTACTGTGTCATCCACTTGTCAATACCAGCACATTAGTATTAGCTCGAGCTGATTTGCTTAAATTTTTTCGATTGACTGGGCATAGTCCACAAATAATAACTATTCCAACCCGTGTGCAATTTCATGATTAA
- the rlmD gene encoding 23S rRNA (uracil(1939)-C(5))-methyltransferase RlmD, whose translation MTSEITAEIENLAVGGAFIGKVTSQPEQGMKVFIPYVAPGEKVHARITKRCESYLEAQVIEIDQPSPQRISPVCPYYQQCGGCELQHGSYQAQLVWKYEMIKSALKARGAENLSSLLAPIVASPPYGYRRRVTLHLSKEGQLGFYQPNSRTVVTVQSCAVATLDINRLLPKLQNILSSYAGAIIRVALEQGIEGVHVIFYLAKRIAREEVEKLLSHVKADVTGATVLEGETVVAQTGSSVVRLEIPTAGDKIVELPPGAFSQVNWEINSALVSAVLQRIQADSTNQIIDLYSGAGNFSLPLALQGHAVIAVEVEKRLVDLGIDNVIRFKLGKQLKFIQSTVEKFVKDELKFHFGATVIADPPRSGLGKVAMNMSAAGKILLISCHLPSFIRDVVFMSQHGWKVKEIIPFDMFAQTAYVEILTVLERERR comes from the coding sequence GTGACAAGCGAAATAACTGCTGAGATTGAAAATTTAGCCGTCGGTGGAGCTTTCATTGGTAAAGTAACAAGTCAGCCTGAGCAGGGCATGAAGGTTTTTATTCCTTACGTTGCACCTGGAGAGAAGGTTCATGCACGCATAACCAAGCGTTGCGAAAGTTATCTAGAAGCGCAAGTGATTGAAATTGATCAGCCTTCGCCACAACGTATTAGTCCAGTCTGTCCGTACTATCAGCAGTGCGGAGGCTGTGAACTTCAACATGGTTCATATCAAGCACAGTTGGTATGGAAGTATGAGATGATTAAGTCTGCTTTGAAAGCTCGCGGGGCAGAAAATCTGTCGAGTTTGCTTGCGCCAATTGTAGCAAGTCCGCCATACGGCTACCGCCGACGCGTGACTCTGCATTTATCAAAGGAAGGCCAGCTTGGGTTTTATCAACCAAATTCTCGAACAGTGGTGACCGTGCAAAGTTGCGCTGTAGCAACCCTTGATATTAACCGCCTGTTGCCGAAGCTGCAAAATATTTTGTCGTCTTATGCTGGAGCCATTATTCGCGTTGCGCTAGAGCAAGGAATTGAAGGTGTGCATGTTATATTTTATCTCGCTAAGCGGATTGCGCGTGAAGAAGTTGAGAAGTTGCTTTCACATGTAAAGGCAGATGTTACAGGGGCAACAGTGCTGGAAGGGGAAACGGTAGTTGCGCAAACCGGTAGTAGTGTTGTGCGTCTTGAGATTCCTACCGCAGGAGATAAAATTGTGGAACTCCCGCCCGGTGCTTTTTCTCAAGTCAATTGGGAAATTAATTCTGCGTTGGTAAGTGCGGTTTTACAACGCATTCAAGCCGACTCAACCAATCAAATTATTGATTTATACTCAGGTGCAGGCAATTTTTCTTTACCACTTGCCTTGCAGGGCCATGCTGTAATTGCAGTTGAAGTAGAAAAGCGACTTGTTGATTTAGGAATTGATAATGTAATTCGTTTTAAGCTTGGTAAGCAACTGAAGTTTATTCAATCTACAGTCGAAAAATTTGTTAAAGACGAGCTCAAGTTTCATTTTGGCGCAACAGTGATTGCCGATCCACCGCGAAGTGGGCTGGGTAAAGTTGCGATGAACATGTCTGCTGCTGGTAAAATTTTATTGATCTCATGCCATCTGCCAAGTTTTATTCGAGATGTAGTTTTTATGTCGCAACACGGCTGGAAAGTTAAGGAAATAATTCCTTTTGATATGTTTGCTCAGACGGCATATGTTGAAATTTTGACTGTGCTTGAACGCGAAAGGAGATAA
- a CDS encoding CinA family protein — MSVSLELLKSVVQGLADKKFTVATAESCTGGLVAKLLTDFSGASTIFLGSVVAYSNHAKSKLLGVAPDLLSAHGAVSEAVAAAMAQNVRQILGADFGLSITGIAGPTGGTANKPIGTVCFGLASQHCLETFSLLQPLERRAFRDFCAEKSLQLLKQSLDNLPRSIL; from the coding sequence ATGTCAGTTAGTCTGGAATTGCTCAAGTCTGTGGTACAAGGCTTAGCAGATAAGAAGTTTACAGTTGCAACTGCTGAATCGTGCACGGGAGGACTTGTCGCAAAACTACTGACTGACTTTTCCGGCGCATCGACAATTTTTCTTGGTAGCGTTGTCGCTTATAGTAATCATGCTAAGAGCAAATTGCTAGGTGTTGCGCCAGACTTACTCAGCGCTCATGGAGCGGTGAGTGAAGCAGTGGCAGCTGCGATGGCACAAAATGTGCGTCAAATTCTTGGAGCAGATTTCGGACTTTCAATTACTGGGATTGCAGGACCAACGGGTGGCACTGCGAATAAGCCTATCGGCACTGTATGTTTTGGCTTAGCTTCGCAACACTGTCTTGAAACTTTTAGCTTGCTTCAGCCACTTGAGCGCAGGGCCTTTAGGGATTTTTGTGCCGAGAAATCATTGCAATTACTCAAGCAGAGCCTGGACAATTTACCGCGGAGCATCCTCTAA
- a CDS encoding peptidoglycan DD-metalloendopeptidase family protein codes for MPKENAITSEVQSIVGSRSNALKQSLAVKGELKEPNHLLRLAGVLSILLLCIASIVYFFQAQEPQSLAAIQPDSTILFTDQYLTPELEPLDSSLLITSVLKDGSLEKVFEELGLNLEDAQSAERSWQGFSKKYPEFFTETKRSEVRIKIAQNSTLVGAFSIPVAEDKLVVFSREKNGKFKHTFRSAEPRFNERVLIGTISREFPSFAGAAKNAGVSYDVVDDLVDLFSDRINFRKDFQVGDRFAVIYQARLNQDGEEEQVGAILAAAFKVKNKRRVAIRYVGKDNRARYFDESGSGLDNGFLRYPLKFTRISSEFSTARFHPVLQRLRPHNGIDFAAPTGTPVRAVASGVVDFAAYKGASGNMVLIRHNDRYTTGYLHLSKISPGLKKGDKVSRGEVIGAVGMTGLATGPHLHFSFLDNGKYVNPMSMDLPLMDTTDAAQRIHDAYRDAVIKTLEHYLQTHVALKLGQPNVS; via the coding sequence GTGCCTAAAGAAAATGCGATCACTTCTGAAGTGCAATCGATAGTGGGATCTAGATCGAATGCTCTCAAACAGAGCTTAGCTGTAAAAGGTGAGCTCAAAGAACCTAATCACTTGCTGCGACTTGCGGGGGTGCTTTCAATTTTGTTGCTTTGCATTGCATCCATAGTTTATTTTTTTCAAGCGCAAGAGCCGCAATCTCTTGCGGCAATTCAACCGGATTCGACAATCTTATTTACTGATCAGTATTTAACTCCAGAGCTTGAACCCCTAGACAGTTCACTACTTATTACTTCAGTCTTAAAAGACGGGTCGTTGGAAAAAGTTTTTGAGGAATTAGGATTAAATCTTGAGGATGCACAAAGTGCAGAGCGCAGTTGGCAAGGTTTCAGTAAAAAATATCCCGAATTTTTTACTGAGACAAAACGCAGCGAAGTGCGCATCAAAATTGCGCAAAATTCAACTCTAGTTGGCGCTTTTTCAATTCCCGTCGCTGAAGATAAATTAGTCGTATTTTCTCGCGAAAAAAATGGCAAGTTTAAGCATACATTTCGTTCAGCTGAACCGCGCTTTAACGAGCGTGTGCTGATTGGAACAATTAGTCGTGAGTTTCCTTCATTTGCAGGTGCAGCAAAAAATGCCGGTGTTTCTTATGATGTGGTTGACGATTTAGTCGATCTTTTTAGTGACCGCATTAACTTTAGAAAAGACTTCCAAGTCGGAGATCGTTTTGCTGTGATTTATCAAGCACGCCTGAATCAAGATGGTGAAGAAGAACAAGTTGGTGCAATACTTGCAGCGGCCTTTAAAGTTAAAAACAAGCGACGTGTCGCCATCCGCTATGTTGGTAAGGACAATCGCGCACGCTATTTTGACGAGTCAGGTAGTGGCCTTGATAATGGTTTTTTACGCTATCCCTTGAAATTTACGCGCATCTCCAGTGAATTTTCAACCGCACGATTCCACCCTGTTTTGCAGCGCTTGCGCCCTCATAACGGTATCGACTTTGCAGCTCCAACTGGCACCCCTGTGCGTGCTGTCGCTAGTGGAGTTGTTGACTTTGCTGCATACAAAGGGGCAAGTGGAAATATGGTCTTAATCCGACACAATGACAGATACACAACAGGCTATTTACACTTGTCGAAAATTTCTCCTGGCCTAAAAAAAGGAGATAAGGTTTCACGTGGTGAAGTCATTGGTGCAGTTGGCATGACTGGATTAGCAACTGGCCCACATTTACATTTTAGTTTCCTCGATAACGGGAAATATGTAAACCCAATGAGCATGGACTTGCCATTAATGGATACTACTGATGCAGCGCAGCGTATTCATGACGCTTATCGCGACGCAGTGATTAAAACATTAGAGCATTATTTACAAACCCACGTTGCATTGAAACTGGGGCAGCCTAATGTCAGTTAG
- the ruvX gene encoding Holliday junction resolvase RuvX: MENKKNIGKILALDVGDKRIGLACSDALGLTVRPLGTINRRDSYTKLKKLIQVEKISKLLIGLPLLLDGSESLQTKKVKKFTAELETFLAQNQINLVVQLFDERLTTVAAEEYILGAGLKNEDRRKRLDEISACLLLESYLKQ; the protein is encoded by the coding sequence GTGGAAAATAAAAAAAATATTGGTAAAATCCTTGCACTTGACGTCGGGGATAAGCGTATTGGACTTGCCTGTTCGGATGCGTTAGGCCTGACAGTGCGCCCGCTGGGCACTATAAACCGTAGGGATTCTTACACCAAACTAAAAAAACTGATCCAAGTAGAAAAAATTTCTAAGTTACTGATTGGATTACCTTTATTACTCGATGGGTCCGAAAGTTTACAAACTAAAAAGGTAAAAAAATTTACAGCTGAGTTAGAAACTTTTCTTGCTCAAAACCAGATAAACCTTGTAGTTCAACTTTTCGATGAACGACTGACTACGGTTGCAGCCGAGGAATATATTCTTGGTGCTGGACTGAAAAATGAAGACCGGCGTAAGCGTTTAGATGAAATCAGCGCCTGTTTACTGCTTGAAAGTTATCTTAAACAGTAG